The genomic DNA TGGTGTACACAATTACTTTATCAGTAATACTAAAGTTAACATCATTTATCATTAGTAATTAGTCATAGaaataagttttagatgatTTCATGGGGTACTTTACTCTTCGCGAATACGGATAGTATTGGATATTTCACTTTTTGTCGAATACGAATCTTTAAtcggatagagaaaaatattgaaatcgAATTCAGATATATCCATTTGACATTCATATTAAAATCGAATACGAATGCGGATATCCATATTAACATTTTAGACAGATACGAATACGAATAATTCGGATTTCCAGacatccatattcatccctAGTCGCCCATGCTGAACAATATCATCCGATTGAATTTTGTGTCAGAATGATTAAAATCCACTGTCTAGGTTCAATTTTAACAAATTGTTCTGTGCCTTGTCAAGCAATTACTTGCTTGATTATTCTTAATGAAATGCTTGTCCAGGTAAGTTATGTAAAAAGGCAATTACTTGTTTTTACTCTCTCCATATATGTTTATAAGGCATGGCATGGCTGTCACGgtcttccaaataacactttgactattcatttatttttattatattttttatggttataaacttatttATAAttattgtagagtatatttgattacgaatccaaccatataaagtttacattataaaaataaaaaattaatagttaaattattgttcaaagattgcaaagtttgaatcttgaggGAGTAGTTTTGTTCGCAGTTGGTAATATTTAAAAAACATGGTGATGAATACAAGGCATTGTTTTGTATTTTCATTTGTCATGGTACACCGTGGGAATGAAGTTCTAGACTAATCGAAGTACAATTAATTAGTTTGTTACAGGGGGAAGGTACATTTACTTGACTAGCAAAATTTCAATTTAATAAGTAATGCAATACATTTTCAATTAGCTGTTGCCAACATCTATGGCTGAGCAGAGCTGAACGCCGCTTTGATGTGGAGTGCATTAGTAACAATGACGCTAAGCTAGTCACTGGGCTTTGTACATGAGAAGGTACTATCCACCCATTCATTATTCAGATGCGCATCTTCATCTGTAAACCCAAAAATCTTATGCGAGAATTGCTGCAACTCCATGTCTGCAGTATGCATCTGCCACGGCTTCATCCTTGGCAGGCTCAAAATTTCGGTCTTTTCTATAGTGACCGAAATTACTCAACAAAAGACAAACTTTTTAGTCTAAATTTCAGCCGAAATTTCGTGAAATTCGGTGTTTTCGACGAGGAccgaaaaaaattcaaaaaaacgAAATTCTAATCCCGGTCCTTGGTAACCCAGTTGTAAAAGCCACATCAACGCTCCGAAACTTGTCGGCACGGACGGGCGACGGGCATATACCATCGCCCCAATCCACCTGCATCAAATCTGAAGCAAACAATAGTATCCGGTTGGAGTACCGTTCCACATGAAGAAATAGTCAACGTGCAGAGATCTGGAGCAAAGCCTCCGACGGCCTATAAATTACAGACGGCATGGTGCGGCGCCTCTcatcgaggacgacgacggaaAAATAGTGGAAATGGCCATCACCAAGGACAGCAAGGAGCTGCTCCAGGCGCAGCTCGAGCTCTGGCACCACGCCTTCGGCTACGTCAAATCCatggcgctcgccgtcgccctcgACCTCGGCATCGCCGACGCCATCCaccgccacggcggcgccgctaCCCTCTCCCAGATACTCGCCGAGGCCAAGCTCAGCCCCTGCAAGCTTCACGGCCTGCGCCGCCTCATGCGCGCGCTCACCGTCGCGGGCACGTTTACCATTGCCACCTCGTCCGgacacggcggcgacgacgaagaCATCTACGAGCTAACGCCGGCGTCCCGCCTCCTCATCAGCGACGATGTCGCCGGCGACGATGGCGAGCCGAGCCTGTCCCCTGTCCTGAGCCTGGTGCTCAACCCGTTCCGCGTCTCGCCGCTCGGCATGGGCATCGGCGCGTGGTTCCGGCAGGGGGACCAGCCGGGCGTGGCCCCGTTCGCGGTGGCGCACGGCAAGAATATgtgggagatggcggcgcgcaAGCCCGCGTTCAACGCGCTGGTCAACGACGCCATGGCCGCGGACAGCCGCTTCCTCATGCGGATCGTCCTCAGGGAGTGCGCCGAGGTGTTCCACGGGGTAAGCTCGCTGGTCGACGTCGCCGGcgggctcggcggcgccgccacctccatcgcCAAGGCGTTCCCGGAGCTGAGGTGCAGCGTGCTGGATCTTCCTCACGTGGTTGCCAACGCTCCGTCTGGCGGCAACGTGCAGTTTGTTGCGGGCGACATGTTTCAGAGCATCCCGCAGGCAGATGCTGTCTTTCTCAAGGTAAATGGCACTGAAATCGATCCATGCACCATGCTACACAAACAAAACATGACCCCCAAAACAAAAGTATACAGTGTAGAAATTTCGGTACACCTAGAACCATTAATTTAACATAAAAATAAGATGTCAAGATATACACTGACAAGAAGAGATAGTGTCATTCGCATACTATGCATCTGTGACGTAACTGGAGTCATCTTGTAGCTCACTTGGTTGAGGGTTACTTGCAGAGGGGAATTTCGATGtctattttcttcttaatataaatcCACATAATTTCTCATTTTTTAGCTAAATTCACAATACTCGGATGAACATCAAATACTTTaatgcaaattttattttagtGGATTTTGCATGACTGGGGCGATGATGAGTGTATCAAGATTTTGAAGAATTGCAAGCAAGCTATACCTTCAAGAGATAAAGGAGGAAAGGTGATAATCATAGATATGGTTGTTGGATCAGAATCTTCAGACACTAGGCACCTGGAGACACAAGTTTTGTATGATCTTCTTATTATGGGCATCAATGGTGTCGAGCGAGATGAGCAAGAGTGGAAGAAGATTTTCCTTGAAGCGGGATTCAATGATTACAAAATTATGTCGATTCTTGGTGTCCGATCGATTATTGAACTCTATCCATGAGAGCTCACCGAACAAGCCCGTCTATGATTATCTACTATAGTGGACTAAATATGAAGGCATGAATTTGTAAGAGAACATTCATATATAAGGCCCTCAATCTTTCAAATATAAATGCAGCATATTTGAAAAATAATCTAGATTTCCTTGTAAGGCTTTCTTATAGCAAAACATTTCATGCTCCACGCGTGTGCTCACTAGCGCATGCATATTTGCTACTATCTGACAAGGGACGAAGTCGTTTACGTCTAACACTGGCCTCGGTAGCAAAACCGTCTCTCGTTCTGATGGAGTCTGGTGCAGCCCAACCCCTTCCGCATCTCACCCGCTCCGCATGGTCATTCGTGCGTGTGATTCCAGTAGGACCACCTGGACATGGCTCTGTTCGCCTCAGCACACGGCAAGAACATGTAGGCAGAGGGCTGTGTGCAAGCCCACCTTCAATATGCTGTGCAACGATGCAATGGATGCAATTATCGCTTCTTGATGCGGATCGTGCTTAGGGAGTGCATTAAGATCTTCAGGAAAGCTGACTAGCTCATTTTTGTCGCTAGCTGGCTTGAACTTGGACCGGCCTCGAAAAACAAGATCATTGAAGCTTTAAGTAGTATCAAGCAATTCCaaatctttctcttttttcagaCTCCATTTTGTTTGTCCGTTCCCTTTAAAAGATATGCACTAAAATATCTCAAAGTAAAAGCTACATACAACAAATTGTAACCACAATGCATGAATTATATGATTCTTATTCCACCAACTAAACTAGAAATTCCATGCCATATATACCCTAAATCACAAATTCAGCACATTCAACTAACTATGCATGTTACAACCACATGCAAAATCTAAATTGTCCGTCAACTAAACCTCTGACCTACAAATATCCATTGACTCAAATGTTGAAATCCATCCCTTAATGTAGGCCACCTAAACACCCCAACATCTATGTAGTCAATGTAGAAAAATGAGGATTTGGAGGTACCTTCCTAAGTTCACCTAGAGCAATTTCTTCAAAAATCTCACCCCAAATCCCCAAAATTTGGGGTGGATTTGGGGAGGACGACAACTGGCTCGAAGCGGAGGAAGACATGTAGAGAAGCCTAGGCTCGGTATTTGGGGTATAAATGGTGTGGAAATTTTTTGTACCGCCCAATCAACTAAAGAAGGTCAGATATTTATTCGAATCCATTTCCCAGGTATCTAGATGTTTTTTGGATAATGGATTAGAAGTTAAAAATTTTATTCGGATATTGGATTCAGAAGAAGGATAATATCTGTTGGGTATCATATATATCCAGTCGGATAATCCGGATACAAAATTTGGATAGCTGGTTGATACCAATTATGCCTAGCTTGCGGGCCCAGCTTAAAGGCCCAAAAGGACCATTTCTTATTTTCTCCTTATAAAGTATTTATAAGTTCAAATAAGGGGGCAAGATATGGTAGATAGGTCTAATGGCAAACATGTGGAGGGGGCAATGATGTTGCATCTGTTTCTAATCCTGTACCACCTCAGATCCCATCTAATAGTACATCGGCAACACCCACAGCGGGGCCTCAGTATGGCATGCCGTTGAACTACTTTGTGGGACAATCACCTCCACCTCGATCTGGTCAGTATCAACCGGTCAGACCACACGGTCTAACCGATCTGACCGGTTAGGGTGCTTTGGTCCCGTATGTGTCGTCTCCTGAGCCTATAGCTGTTGTACCTCCTGTTTAGGCTGTCTCTGGTCGATCTGTTGAGATTCCTGGAGTTTTAAATCCATATCCAGCAGCAGCTTATAGCACTCCACCTGTGGTGCCTTTTGGGTTGGATAGTTCATATGGTTCCATGCCTAATTCCCAATTCAATAGCCGTTTGCAATAGAATGTTCATAGTCCACCTATACGACAGAATGTGTTGCAATCGAATGCTGTTACACCACAATTGCCTCCGCCAACCACTATTCAAGAAGTTCTGGATAGGTTTCATGCCAATCTTGCTAAGAAAATGAAGGAAGATTATGGAATAGAGGTGAAGCGTAAAACTCGTACCTATCAAAAGCTGTATCCTTTGAGTTTTGATTTGGCTCCTTATCCTTCTGGTTGGCGTTGTCCTGAATTTGTGAAGTTTTGTGGGGATGATGGCAAAACCACTTGGGAGCATGTTAGCCAATATCTTGCTCAAATAGGAGAAGCTGGTTCTGTAGAAGAATTAAAAGTACGgttattttctttatctttaACTGGAATCACTTTTTCGCGGTTTGCTTCGTTACCTATTAATTCTATTCATATTTGGGAGCAATTAGAACAGAAATTTCATGACCACTTTTATAGTGGAGATGATGAGTTGAGATTGAGTCATTTAACATCGGTTAAGCAAAAGCCATATGAGCCTGCTGCTGATTATATCAGAAGGTTCAGAGATGTAAAAAACCGTTGTTATAGTCTTGTCATCTCCGAGAGGGATCTTGCTGAATTAGCTTTTAATAGATTGCATCCCATATTAGAGATAAATTGGAGGGTCATGAATTTGCTAATATTACCAAGGTCTTACAAAGAGCTTTAGCTCAGGAAAGCTAAGCTAAAGATAGT from Setaria italica strain Yugu1 chromosome VII, Setaria_italica_v2.0, whole genome shotgun sequence includes the following:
- the LOC101767922 gene encoding 5-pentadecatrienyl resorcinol O-methyltransferase: MAITKDSKELLQAQLELWHHAFGYVKSMALAVALDLGIADAIHRHGGAATLSQILAEAKLSPCKLHGLRRLMRALTVAGTFTIATSSGHGGDDEDIYELTPASRLLISDDVAGDDGEPSLSPVLSLVLNPFRVSPLGMGIGAWFRQGDQPGVAPFAVAHGKNMWEMAARKPAFNALVNDAMAADSRFLMRIVLRECAEVFHGVSSLVDVAGGLGGAATSIAKAFPELRCSVLDLPHVVANAPSGGNVQFVAGDMFQSIPQADAVFLKWILHDWGDDECIKILKNCKQAIPSRDKGGKVIIIDMVVGSESSDTRHLETQVLYDLLIMGINGVERDEQEWKKIFLEAGFNDYKIMSILGVRSIIELYP